In bacterium, the genomic window AGATTCCGCTTTCGCTCGGCGGCGAACACTCCGTGACGCCCGCGATATTCGCTGCGCTCCAGAGGATTCACCGGGACACGACCGTGCTGCAGTTCGACGCGCATGCGGACTTGAGACAGGAATACGACGGCGAGCCGATGAGCCACGCCTGCGCCATGGCGAGGGTGAGGGAACTCGCGCCGGCCGTCCAGGTAGGCATCCGCAACCTTTCGCGCGAGGAGGCGGCGTGGATCGAGCGCGACCGCCTTCCGGTTTTCTTCGCGCACCGGATGCGCAAGGACCCCGACTGGATGAAGAAGGCGCTGGCCGAGATAAAAACGGAGAAGATCTACATCACGATCGACGTGGACGCCTTCGATTCCTCGGTGGTCCCCATGACCGGAACCCCCGAGCCAGGCGGCATGGGATGGTACGAGGTCACGGAGTTTCTCAGGCTCGTCATGAGCCGCAAAAAGACGGTCGGCATCGACATCGTGGAGTTGGCGCCGCGCGAGGGGATGCACGCGTCGGACTTCCTCGTGGCGAAGCTGGCCTATAAGTGCATCGGATATCTCGGGAATCACTGAACGGTGTAGCCGAATTTCTGGGTGAGGGACGCTATCGCGTCTCCCTGCCTGAGCAGGTGATTGGCAACATCCCACTCGTGGCTGTCCAGGATGATGCCGGTGTCGATGAGGAGCCAGGCGAATCGTTCACTGTCCACGTTGCCCTGCAGGACCTCGACGCACATTGCTTTTAGATACGGATCCATTTCCCCCTCCTTGGATCCTGCCCCAGTATCTAACTTGTTGATATTTCTATAAAATAAACTTCTATAACCTATGCATAATTAAGCTTAATTTAGATATATTTTATGTATATCTTATATCAAGTCAAGTACATATAAAGATATTTAATGAATTTTTATAAATGATGAACAAATTTATTTGCCCCTTGAGCATGCCCCTCCAATCTGCTAACGAGTCGAGTTTCAAACGATTTCTCCGAACCATCGAGGAGTTTGGGATTTGTCTATCAGACTTCAAATGCTGGCTTTGATGATCGTTTCGGCGATTTTGTTCCCCTTTGATGCGCTGGGATTTGATCTTGCGAGTCATGTGACGGAATTTCGGCTCTCAAACGGCATGCGCTGGCTCGTCGTGCGCAGGGAACAGGCGCCTGTCTTCTCCGGCATGGTCATGATCCGCGCGGGCGGCATGGACGAGGCGTCGGGAAAGACAGGGCTTGCGCACATGTTCGAGCACATGGCCTTCAAGGGCACGAGCCGGATCGGCACAAAGGACTGGGCAAAAGAGAAACCGGTACTCGA contains:
- the speB gene encoding agmatinase; its protein translation is MQPSITNNFLGLEPKDCDYSRARVVVLPVPYEATVSYGGGTSKGPAAIIAASQQVELYDEELSCEPSEIGVATMDPVDVSGVSPGELYERVAPHVLKILHDGKIPLSLGGEHSVTPAIFAALQRIHRDTTVLQFDAHADLRQEYDGEPMSHACAMARVRELAPAVQVGIRNLSREEAAWIERDRLPVFFAHRMRKDPDWMKKALAEIKTEKIYITIDVDAFDSSVVPMTGTPEPGGMGWYEVTEFLRLVMSRKKTVGIDIVELAPREGMHASDFLVAKLAYKCIGYLGNH